The genomic window CTGATTCTGTTGCTGTGTTTGCCTATACCAGCAGCCCCCGCATGATTACCGAATTTACCGGCGCGCAAGGCGCCCGGCTTCCGGCTGCCCTACAGAGCGCCAAGGCTTCGGGCCGGGACATGGGCGTCATCTCTCCCGGAGGCCCTCTGGACAATGGGCCGACCATCAATGGCCAGCTTGTGGATCCGAACGTCGCTCCTCAACGCGGCAATATGGGCTTTATCACGATTCCCAAGGAAGTTCATCCCCTCAACGATGCCATCCTGGAGGCCGCCAAGGCGCTTGCCCAGCAGCCTAAAGACCACCTGCGCGTTCTTTATGTGATTAGTGACGGCAAGGAATATGGCAGCAAGGCCTCTTACAAAGAGGTGGTCCGCTATCTGCTCACCAACAATATTGTGCTGTACGGGACCCTGGTGGGTGACTCTGCCATGTGGGGCGTCGGCTATTTGGACAAGTGGCACCTCCCTCTCATCCCCACGATGCGGGACAATATCCTGCCTAAGTATGCTTTGGCCACCGGAGGAGCTCTGGAATCCCAATACTCCGAAAATGGCATCCAGAAGAGCTTTGCCACAATTGCATCTTCGGCCCGCACCCAATACTTCCTGGGTTACTACACGCACTCTGGTGTCATGAGCGACAAGTTCCACAAGATTACCGTGGTGGTTGAAGTGCCCGGCCTGGAGATCACTGCGAAAGACGGTTATTATCCTTCAGCATCCATGCGTCAATGAGCGGCCCGCTTTTGGCCCTGGGCGCGGCTTCGGTCTGGGGAATTTCGGACTTCTGCGGAGGACTGGCTACACGCCGCGCCTCCTCCGCTCTGATTGTCATGATCTCTCATGGCCTTGGGCTTCTTGCTCTTACGTTCTTCTTATGGGTGCTCCACCCACCGGCTCCCTCCCATGGGACCATCTTTTACGGTTTCCTTGCAGGAATCGCCTGCGGCTCTGGTCTGCTCCTGCTCTATGAGGGGCTATCGCACGGATCCATGGGCCTGGTCGCTGCACTCTCCGGCGTTCTGACGGCCATGGTCCCCGTCCTGGCCTCCTTTTTGACGGAGGGAAGGCCGACAGGACTACAACTCGCAGGATTCCTTGCCGCCATGGTGGCCATCTGGCTGATCGTCTACACACCGGGATCATCCGTCCACCTGAACGGCCTTCTGGCGGGAGCAGCTTCCGGAATTTGTTTTGGATTTCTCCTTTATTTTCTTCACCTTGCAGGGAAATCTGACCTTCTCTGGGCCATCGCCTTCTCTCGTCTTGGGTCCGTTTCCTGCGCCATCATTGTTGGCCTTTTTCTCGTTTCGCGCGGGACCCGCCCTCTTCTCGCCCCGGCGATAGATTGGAGCGCTCTTCTTCTGCTGGCCGCCGTAGCAGGACTCCTCGATACTGCGGGAAACCTGCTCTACACCGCTTCTTCTCTCCGTGGACGGCTGGACGTAGCTGCCGTATTGGCGTCCCTCTACCCAGCCGGGACCATCCTTCTCGCAATTTTTTTCCTCAAGGAACGTGCGACCCGCAACCAGACTGCTGGTATGGTGCTGGCGCTGCTTGCCGTGGTAATGATTTCCGCTTAGGCTTGTATTCAGCTATTTTTAAGCAAGCGTTTTCTTGCTGTTTCAGGTTCCCCCGGCCCCCGGCTTGAAAACCAATCATTTGTGGGATGACAATGCGTTTCCTTTATAATTACCATTGGATAATGCTCAATGCGCAGACCCCAGAGCGCAGTCAGTTGATGGCCAACTTAGAACGTGAGCTGGCGGCGAAAAAGGACCAGTTGAATCTGCTCATATCGATGTTCCATGCCATGCCGCGAATGTCCCGCTCTTACATCATCCCGGTATTCCGCAGCACCCGTCGTGAAATTGCTGCCCTGCGCCGTCAGATCCGCAGCTTGCGCCATTAGTTCCAATGATCTGGATCACTGCTGCTGTTTCGTTCTGACGGATTGGAGCGCATTCGCCAGAAAGCGCTCCTGCAATACCGGGTGCATATCGGCAATTCTCTGCATCACGATACGTCCTTGCCCCAGAAACGCGGTGAATGTTC from Pseudacidobacterium ailaaui includes these protein-coding regions:
- a CDS encoding VWA domain-containing protein yields the protein MATLLAFLLLGAPQQQQQQSIPDAPAPQPASASDLSNLKDQVAPGKGTASEALKQPATPASQSDAQQQPSSSSDTPSAPQQDNSQQQQAPYIPKPGENQAFLIRVPVTYVDVPVTVRDKKHQLVAGLTWRQFKIYEDGVRQNIAFFSVDPRPLSVAFVIDQTLPSDVMRKVNESLSAVTGAFTPADSVAVFAYTSSPRMITEFTGAQGARLPAALQSAKASGRDMGVISPGGPLDNGPTINGQLVDPNVAPQRGNMGFITIPKEVHPLNDAILEAAKALAQQPKDHLRVLYVISDGKEYGSKASYKEVVRYLLTNNIVLYGTLVGDSAMWGVGYLDKWHLPLIPTMRDNILPKYALATGGALESQYSENGIQKSFATIASSARTQYFLGYYTHSGVMSDKFHKITVVVEVPGLEITAKDGYYPSASMRQ
- a CDS encoding EamA family transporter; this translates as MSGPLLALGAASVWGISDFCGGLATRRASSALIVMISHGLGLLALTFFLWVLHPPAPSHGTIFYGFLAGIACGSGLLLLYEGLSHGSMGLVAALSGVLTAMVPVLASFLTEGRPTGLQLAGFLAAMVAIWLIVYTPGSSVHLNGLLAGAASGICFGFLLYFLHLAGKSDLLWAIAFSRLGSVSCAIIVGLFLVSRGTRPLLAPAIDWSALLLLAAVAGLLDTAGNLLYTASSLRGRLDVAAVLASLYPAGTILLAIFFLKERATRNQTAGMVLALLAVVMISA